Proteins from a genomic interval of Heteronotia binoei isolate CCM8104 ecotype False Entrance Well chromosome 7, APGP_CSIRO_Hbin_v1, whole genome shotgun sequence:
- the LOC132575374 gene encoding nuclear transport factor 2-like isoform X2 has protein sequence MSRVYKMAERPIWEQIGTSFIQLYYQQFDTSREQLGAFYTDASCLSWEGQQFQGKTAIMEKLMRLPFQKIQHNITSQDHQPTPDNCILSMVVGQLKVDDDPVMGFHQMFVLKNINDKWICSNDIFRLALYNFA, from the exons ATGAGTCGG GTGTATAAAATGGCTGAAAGACCTATTTGGGAGCAAATTGGAACAAGTTTTATACAGTTGTATTATCAGCAGTTTGATACCAGCAGGGAACAACTAGGTGCCTTTTAT acaGATGCTTCTTGCTTATCATGGGAAGGCCAGCAATTCCAAGGAAAAACAGCCATTATGGAAAAACTGATG aggcttccTTTCCAAAAAATTCAGCACAATATAACCTCCCAGGATCATCAGCCAACTCCTGATAATTGTATCCTTAGTATGGTTGTCGGTCAGTTGAAG GTGGATGATGATCCAGTGATGGGATTCCACCAGATGTTTGTTCTCAAGAACATTAATGACAAATGGATTTGTTCCAATGACATATTTAGGCTTGCTCTTTACAACTTTGCTTAA
- the LOC132575374 gene encoding nuclear transport factor 2-like isoform X1, with protein MVQGNTKVYKMAERPIWEQIGTSFIQLYYQQFDTSREQLGAFYTDASCLSWEGQQFQGKTAIMEKLMRLPFQKIQHNITSQDHQPTPDNCILSMVVGQLKVDDDPVMGFHQMFVLKNINDKWICSNDIFRLALYNFA; from the exons ATGGTACAGGGAAATACCAAG GTGTATAAAATGGCTGAAAGACCTATTTGGGAGCAAATTGGAACAAGTTTTATACAGTTGTATTATCAGCAGTTTGATACCAGCAGGGAACAACTAGGTGCCTTTTAT acaGATGCTTCTTGCTTATCATGGGAAGGCCAGCAATTCCAAGGAAAAACAGCCATTATGGAAAAACTGATG aggcttccTTTCCAAAAAATTCAGCACAATATAACCTCCCAGGATCATCAGCCAACTCCTGATAATTGTATCCTTAGTATGGTTGTCGGTCAGTTGAAG GTGGATGATGATCCAGTGATGGGATTCCACCAGATGTTTGTTCTCAAGAACATTAATGACAAATGGATTTGTTCCAATGACATATTTAGGCTTGCTCTTTACAACTTTGCTTAA
- the LOC132575374 gene encoding nuclear transport factor 2-like isoform X3 — MAERPIWEQIGTSFIQLYYQQFDTSREQLGAFYTDASCLSWEGQQFQGKTAIMEKLMRLPFQKIQHNITSQDHQPTPDNCILSMVVGQLKVDDDPVMGFHQMFVLKNINDKWICSNDIFRLALYNFA; from the exons ATGGCTGAAAGACCTATTTGGGAGCAAATTGGAACAAGTTTTATACAGTTGTATTATCAGCAGTTTGATACCAGCAGGGAACAACTAGGTGCCTTTTAT acaGATGCTTCTTGCTTATCATGGGAAGGCCAGCAATTCCAAGGAAAAACAGCCATTATGGAAAAACTGATG aggcttccTTTCCAAAAAATTCAGCACAATATAACCTCCCAGGATCATCAGCCAACTCCTGATAATTGTATCCTTAGTATGGTTGTCGGTCAGTTGAAG GTGGATGATGATCCAGTGATGGGATTCCACCAGATGTTTGTTCTCAAGAACATTAATGACAAATGGATTTGTTCCAATGACATATTTAGGCTTGCTCTTTACAACTTTGCTTAA